In Babesia microti strain RI chromosome IV, complete genome, the sequence CAGCCAACTATGTACCACCGGCTCAGATCCAAGACATTTAAGCGATTAAAGCAACATACATAAATCACACAACACACAATGGCAAAGGTTAGgctaatttttaattgtgcACAATATTAGTACGGACATAAATAGAAATTGGTTGATTAGAATCTCAATAAGTAGTTGCCACAATATACAACGAAACTAACCAGGTCCAACCTTAGGTATGTCAAAATCTAAATAAGTTCCAACTTACGTTCAGTCAACTTTGACAGTTTTTGGTTAAACTGTTCAACCTTTTCGCGATGGGTCATTCTAAGATGCGATTCCACCCTCTTGGAACTGCGTTTTATCTGGGCAATTTTGAACGACTTCTCGGATTGCGTCAAGTGAGGATCCGCTTTGACTACATATGTGACAAACTTACTTTTCTCAATTCGTTCCTTGAGCAGACCATCATTGATTGACACTGCAGATTTTCCAGTTGAGTTGCTGCTGTTAGAAGATTTGGAAGAATCCAACGAAGAGGAATGGTTGTCACTAAGATTTGACATTCCTTATTCTTCcgaaaaaaattaataaatcaatatgATGAATGCCATGGTCCCCACAACAAACATGGCTGCATTGATGGTGAAGCTAGTGAACACGACCAATGTACTGTTCGACCTCCTCAACCTACACCCATATGCAATGATGCTTCCAATGGACGAATCCACGGGAGGtagaaataaaattaaaatattaaaccGTATCTTCAGCAATCACAAACTCCGCATCCGAAATAAAACTCCCAATTGCACTTCTAAAGGGTGTGTAACAAGCGATAACGCATCCAATAAGCGCACAGCCAATGAATGTGTAACAGACGATTATGCAGTTGTAGATTGTTCGGGAGATGTATCTCTGGA encodes:
- a CDS encoding conserved protein, unknown function (overlaps_old_locusTagID:BBM_III09515;~overlaps_old_locusTagID:BBM_III09520), whose amino-acid sequence is MSNLSDNHSSSLDSSKSSNSSNSTGKSAVSINDGLLKERIEKIKADPHLTQSEKSFKIAQIKRSSKRVESHLRMTHREKVEQFNQKLSKLTEHFDIPKVGPG